The genomic interval TGTCGTTCATGGCGAAGTCCTCGTACTTCACGGGGCGCGGTCTGAAGGGTGCGTTCCAGAAGGCGTTCTTCGGCGGCGTGGGCGCGGTGCCCGTCGAGCGCGGCGCAGGTTCGGCGGCGCAGGATGCGCTCGACGCGGGGCTGCGCGTGCTGGAGGCGGGCGAGGCGTTCTCCATCTACCCCGAGGGAACCCGCTCGCGCGACGGTCGCCTGTACCGCGGCCGCACGGGCGTCGCGTGGCTGGCGCTCACGGCGGGCGTGCCGGTCGTGCCTGTGGCGCTCATCGGCACCGACGACATGCAGCCGGGCGGCAAGGGCCCCATTCGACGGGCGAAGGTCACCGTGAAGTTCGGCGAGCCGATGGATCTGTCCTCGTTCGGTCCGGCGACGTCGGGTCGCGCTCGCCGCGAGGCGACGGATGCCGTGATGGCGCAGATCCAGAAGCTCTCGGGCCAGGAGTTCGCGGGCGTCTACAACGAGCCTCCCGCCTCGACCGTGCGCGAGAAGGTCGGCCGCTTCTTCCACCGCGAACGCCGCTGAGCGCGCGCCTGCTGGGGTGAGCGCCGCGCGGGGTTCGCCGGAGGTGGCGCGGAGAACTAACGTCGTCGTATGACGTTCAACGACAACGCCGACATCAGCCGTGGGCGCGTCAGCCGCCGCACCAAGGGCGGGATCGCAGCCGGAGGCGGCGTGGGGCTCATCGCCATCGTGGCCTTCATCGTCTCGCAGCTGACGGGTGTCAACGTGGCGCCGCTCGCCGAGCAGATCCTCAGCGGATCGGGCGGCTCGGCTGAGTCGGCGCAGGTCGACTGCGAGCTCGGCAGTGAGGCGAACACGAACCTCGACTGCCGCATGGACGGCGCGTACGCCTCGCTCGACACCTACTGGGAGTCGCGCGTCGAGGGCTACCGGTCGCCCGCGAACTTCATCCTCTTCGAGGGAGGCGTGAGCACCGGATGCGGCAACGCCACGAGCGCGGTGGGCCCGTTCTACTGCCCGCCGGATGAGTCGATCTACATCGACACGAGCTTCTTCGACGAACTCTCGAGCCGCTATGGCGCGAGCACGGGCCCCCTCGCCCAGCTCTACGTCGTCGCCCACGAGTGGGGCCACCACATCCAGAACCTCATCGGCCAGATGGACCGCATCGACAACAGCCAGACCGGGCCCGATTCGGACGGCGTGCGCCTCGAGCTGCAGGCCGACTGCTTCGCGGGCGCGTGGGTGGGTGCCGCCGAGAAGACGACGGATGCGAACGGCGTGCCGTACCTCACGGTCTCGGATGCCGACCTGCGCGATGCGCTGAGCGCCGCGGAGGCGGTCGGAGACGACAACATCCAGGAGTCGGCGACGGGCCAGGTGAACCCTGAGTCGTGGACGCACGGGTCGAGCGCGCAGCGTGAGAAGTGGTTCGAGGTGGGGCGCACGAAGGGTCCGCAGCACTGCGACACCTTCTCGATCGCCGGCTCGCAGTTGTAGCTCCTCCGACGCCCGCGGGGTCGCGATTGGTGGGTTTCCACAACTCCCATCGGCGTTGCCGCGGGGTGCGTCGTGCGCCGCGGACGACGATCTCGCCACCCGCGAGCCATCGACCTAGCGTGAGGTCACCGCACCGACTTCCCAGGAGGATGCCATGACGCGCACCGAATCCCGTCCCGAGGTGGGCACCGAACTGCCCCCCGAGGTCGCCACCCCGCGTGACGCAGCCCACCAGGCTGCCGCACTGGAGGTCGACGTCGCCTGGCTCGGTGAGTACCTCCTCGGGCAGTGGGCCGCCGAGCGCAAGGAGTCCCGCGCCGTCGCCTCGGATCCCGAGTTCTGGTACCAGGGCAACCTCTCGCTCGCCGAGCATCGCGAGCGCGTGCTCGGGCAGCTGCACGGTCTCGTGAAGCGCGGCGCCATCCAGCGCGCCTTCCCGAAGCGCTTCGGCGGCAGCGACAACCACGGCGGCAACATCGCCGCTTTCGAGGAGCTCGTGCTCGCCGACCCGTCGCTGCAGATCAAGTCGGGCGTGCAGTGGGGCCTGTTCGCGGCCGCGATCCTGCACCTCGGCACCGAGGAGCACCACGAGCGCTTCCTCCCGGCGACGCTCTCCCTGGAGATGCCGGGCGCGTTCGCGATGACCGAGACGGGCCACGGATCCGATGTCGCCGCCGTCGCGACGACCGCGACGTTCGACGAGGCCGCCGACGAGTGGGTCATCCACACGCCGTTCCGCGCCGCCTGGAAGGACTACCTCGGCAACGCCGCACTGCACGGCCGCGCCGCTGTGGTGTTCGCGCAGCTCATCACGAAGGGCGTCAACTACGGCGTGCACGCGTTCTACGTGCCGCTCCGCGACGAGCAGGGGGCCTTCCTGCCCGGCATCGGCGGCGAGGACGACGGCCTCAAGGGCGGCCTCAACGGCATCGACAACGGGCGCCTGCACTTCACGAACGTGCGCGTGCCGCGCACCAACCTGCTGAACCGCTACGGCGACGTCGACGAGAACGGCGACTACACCTCGCCCATCGAGAGCCCCGGTCGCCGCTTCTTCACGATGCTCGGCACTCTCGTGCAGGGTCGCGTCTCGCTCGACGGCTCGGCGGTGCTCGCCTCGAAGGCAGCGCTCCACATCGCCCTCGCCTACGCCTCGCAGCGCCGCCAGTTCGCTGGCGGAACGGGCGAGGAGGTCGTGCTCCTCGACTACGGCCGGCACCAGCGCCGCCTCCTCCCGCGCCTCGCAGAGACCTACGCCATGTCGTTCGCGCACGAGGAGTTCCTGACCCTCTTCGACGAGGTGTTCTCGGGCGTCAACGACACGACCGACTCCCGCGAGGATCTCGAGACGATCGCCGCGGCGCTCAAGTCGCTGTCCACCTGGGCGGCCCTCGACATCCTGCAGGAGGCTCGTGAGGCGTGCGGCGGCTCCGGCTTCCTCGCCGAGAACCGCCTCACCCAGCTGCGCGCCGACCTCGACATCTTCGCGACGTTCGAGGGCGACAACAACGTGCTGCTGCAGCTCGTCGCCAAGCGTCTGCTCACCGACTACGCGAAGAAGTTCAAGAACGCGGATGCCGGCACGATGGCGCACTACGTCGCCGGCCAGGTGGGCGAGGCGGCGGTCAACCGCTCGGGTCTGCGTCAGCTCGGCCAGTCGATCGCCGACTTCGGCTCGACCGCGCGGTCGGTGGGCTTCGTGCGCGACGAGGACTCGCAGCGCCAGCTGCTGACCGACCGCGTTCACACGGCCGTCGGCGAGCTCGCGGCGAAGCTGCGCCCGGCGTCGAAGCTCTCGCCTGAGGACGGCGCGGCGCTCTTCAACCGCTACCAGAACGACCTCATCGCCACGGCGCGCGCCCATGGCGAGCTGCTGCAGTGGGAGGCGTTCACGCGGGCGCTCGCGAAGGTGCCCGAGGGTGACACGAAGCAGGTGCTCACCTGGCTGCGTGACCTGTTCGGCCTCGGACTCATCGAGAAGGATGCCGCCTGGTACCTCATCCACGGTCGCCTCTCGGGCCACCGTGCGGCGGCGATCACGGCCTACATCGACGACCGTCTGCTGCCGCGCATCCGCGAGCACGCGCTCGACCTCGTCGCTGCGTTCGGGCTGACGCCTGAGCTGCTGCGCGCACCGAACGCGACGGATGCCGAGCAGATCCGCCAGGACGAGGCCCGCGCGTACTACGCCGAGCTCCGCGCCTCGGGCGCGGCACCCGTCGACGAGAAGACGCTGCACAAGGCCAAGAAGAAGCGCTGACGCGATGTGCGCGAACGGCCCCCGGAGTGGATCCGGGGGCCGTTCGGCGTTCTGCGCACCGCGCGTGCGCTAGGGGCGCGTCGCCTCCTCAAGCAGCTCGAGCACGTGGCGGTAGTCCTCGCCGGTGGCGCGGGTCATGCCGAGCTCGCACGTGCGGTTGCACGACGCGTGGGCGTCGGCGCCGATCTCGCGCACCTCGGCCGCTTCGGCGGCAGTCGCGGAGGCGGTGAGCTCGGGGTGCAGCATGCCGCGGTCCCCCGCGAACCCGCAGCAGCCCCACGCATCCGGAACCGTCACCGTCTGGGCGACGGCGGCGCCGATGCGGGTGAGTGCGGGGTCGACACCCATCTGGGTGGACGAGCACGTGGGGTGCAGCACGAGCGAGTCGACGAGCGGGGTGACATCCCCCAGTCGCGGCAGGATCTCGCGCGCGGCGAAGTCGACGGCGTCCTCGACATCCGCCTCGATGCCGGCATCCTTCAGGAGCTTCGCGAATCCCTCGGTGCAGCTCACGGCGTCGCTCACAATGCGCACACCGGAGGCTGCGCCCTCGCGCACCGCGGCGGCGACGCGCTCGAGCATCACCTGGCGGCCCTTGGCCATGCCCTTCGAGGTCCACGGGGTGCTGCAGCACAGGCTCTCGATCTGGTCGGGCACCTCTACGAGCACGCCCGCGCGCTCACACAGCGCGACGAAGGCGGCTGTCGCGCCGATGCCGCCGGCCGCGGCGCCGAACATGCTGCCGACGCACGCGGGCAGGTAGATCGCGAGCGGCGCACCGGAGCCCGAACCCTGGAGCCCGCGCAGACCGCGACGGGCGGAGCCGCCGCCGGGGAGGTCGTCGCCGTACTCGGGCACGGTGTCGTCGCCGAGCACGGCGCGGCCCACCGTCGTCGCGGCGCGCACGAGCGGCGCGGGCACGGCGTCCGCCAGGGTCAGCGCGACGGCGCCGACGCGCGTCACGGCGCCCCACTGCTGCGCCGCCACCTTCCAGCCGGCGTCGAGCACGGGCGACTGGCCTTCGCGGCGCAGGCGCTTCACGAGGCTGCCGGTGTCGATCTTCACGGGGCACGCGGTCTGGCACATGCCGTCGGCGGCGCACGTGTCGACGGCACTGTAGTCGTAGTCGCGCTCGATCTCGGCGAGCGTGCGGGTGTCGCCGGCGGCCTCGGCGCGGGCCTGCGCGCGGCGCACCACGATGCGCTGGCGCGGGGTGAGAGTGAGGTCCTTCGAGGGGCAGACGGGCTCGCAGTAGCCGCACTCGACGCAGCGGTCCGCCTCGACCTCGATCGTCTCGGCGAGCTTGATGTGGCGAACGTGCGCATCCGGGTCGTCGTCGATGATGACGCCGGGGTTGAGGATGCCCGCGGGGTCGAAGAGGCGCTTCAGCTCGCACATCACGTCGTAGAGCTCGTCGCCGTACTGGCGGCGCACGTAGGGCGCCATCGCGCGACCGGTGCCGTGCTCGGCCTTGAGGTTGCCGCCGGCGCCCAGCACGAGGTCGACCATCTCCTCCGTGAAGTCCACGAGGCGTCCGATCGCGGCATCGCCCTCGTAGCGGTCGGTGAGCATGAAGTGGATGTTGCCGTCTTTCGCGTGACCGAAGATCACACTGTCGCGGTACGCGTAGCGGTCGAACAGCACCTGCAGGCTCTCGCAGGTCTCGGCGAGGGCCGGGACCGGCACGACGATGTCCTCGAGCAGCGCGGTCGTGCCGCTCGGGCGGGCCCCCGCGACGCTCGCGTAGAGGCCCTTGCGCAGCTTCCACGCACGCGCCCGCTCGACCGGGTCGACGGACGACGCGAACGGCGCGACGAGCGGCATCCCGGAGAGGGCGGTGGCGCCGAGCTGGGCGGTGGTGAGCAGCTCGGTGGCGTCGTCGGCGTGGTACTCGATGAGCAGGGCCGCCTCGCCCTGCGGTTCGAAGCCGAGGATCTGCGGGGGAGCGTCGGCGAGCGTCTGGCCGACGCGGATGCTCGTGGAGTCCATGAGCTCGAGGGTCGCCGCACCCGTCGCGACGAGTTCGGGCAGGGCCCGGGTGGCGTCCTGGAGGGTGCGGAAGACGGCGAGGCCGGTGGTGATGTGCGGCATGACGGGCACGGTGCGGAAGATCGCTTCCGCGACGAAGGCGAGTGTGCCCTCGCTTCCGATCACGAGATGTGCGAGCACGTCGACGGGGCGCTCGAAGTCGAGGAACGCGTTGATGCCGTATCCGATGGTGTTCTTCATCGCGAACTGGCGTTCGATGAGTCGCACCGATTCGGGGTTCTCTCGCACGCGGCGCTGGAGGCGCTGAAGCCCGTCGAACAGCTCGGGCTCGGTCGCACGCAGCTGGGCGTCGGCATCCGGGTCGGCGGTGCGGATGACGGTGCCCGAGGCGAGCACGAGCGTCATCGATTCGAGGGTGCGGTAGGTGTTCTCGGTGACGCCGCACGCCATGCCGCTGGAGTTGTTGGCGATGACGCCGCCGATCGTGCAGGCGGCCTCGCTCGCCGGGTCGGGGCCGAGGCGGAACCCGTGGCGCAGCAGGCGCGCGTTCACCTGACGCACGGTCGCGCCCGGTTCGACGCGCACGCGGCGGCCGCCGTCGAGCACCTCGATGCCGCGGAAGTGCTTGCGGGTGTCGATGAGCACGGAGTCGCTGCTGGCCTGACCGGAGAGGCTCGTGCCGCCCGATCGGAAGGTGACGGCGGTGCGGCTCGACTGCGCGCCGTGCAGGATCGCGGCGACCTCCTGGGCGTCGGCGGCGACGATCACGGCATCGGGGGTCAGCAGATAGTGCGAGGCGTCGGATGCGTAGGCGACGCGGTCGATCGTGCGGGTGCGCAGGCGCGCCGGGTCGGCGACGGCGTGGGTGACGCGCGGGTGCAGGGTGCGGGGTGCGGAGTGCGTGTGGGCGGTCATCATCGATCCAACGGGTTCGGTCGGCAAACTTGTCTGACAAGTGTACCGACGGAGGGTCTTCCGTCGAGGTTCCGCCCGCAGGTCAGCTCTCGAGCGAGTCGCGGAGTCGAGAGCGAGCGGCGTCGAGGTGCTGCTGCAGACTCGCCGCGGCGGAGGCCGCATCGCCCGCTGCGATCTCATCGAGGATGCGCGCGTGCTGGGCGGCGATGTCGGTCGTCGAGAGCAGCGCCGCGCTCTGCACCTGCGTCATGCACAGGCGCACCTCGTCGGCGAGGAGCGCGTAGATCGAGCTGAGCCGCTCGCTGCCCGCCGCATCCACGAGCGCGCGGTGGAACTCCATGTCGGGGCCGACCACCGCGAGAGGCTCCGCGGATTCGAGCTCGCGGATGCGGGCGTTGGCGGCGTCTGCGCGCTGGGGGCGAGCGCGTCCCGCCGCCAGGCGGCGCACGACCTCCGACTCGACGGCCGCGCGTGCGCCGTAGATGTCGTCCACGTCGGATGCCGTGAGCGAGGTCACCCGCGCGGTCTTGTGCGCCCCCCGCACGAGCAGACGCGCGGCGACGAGCGCATCGATCGCGGAGCGCGCGGTCGGACGCGAGACGTCGTAGGCGGCCGAGACCTTGGCTTCGCCGAGGGGCGTGCCCGCCACGAGTTCGCCGGAGAGGATGCGGTCGCGCAGGTCGTTGGCGACCGCATCGACCACCGATACGACCTCGAGGGGGCGGCTCACGGTCGGCCTACTCGGCGAGATCCATGTCGAACGCGAAGCGGTCTCCGCGGAACACGGAGGTCAGGATCTCGACGGGGATGTCGCCCTCGCGGTACGAGACCTTCTCGAAGCGCAGGAACGGCGTGTGCTCGAGGGCTCCGATGAGCTCGGCGACCGGCGCGTCGAGCACGGCCTCCACCTTCTGGTGGGCACGCGCGATGGGGCGACCGGTCTCGCGCAGGAAGGCGTAGAAGGAGGTCTCGTCGAGGTTGAGCTGCTGAACTTCGTCGATGAGGTCGGGGGCGATCACGAGACGCTGCCATCCGAGGTCGGTGCCTTCGAGTGAACGCAGTCGCGTGATGACGAGCACCTCCTCGTGGGGGCGAAGTGCGAGCAGGCGCGCCTCGGTCGTGGTGCAGCGGCGCACCTCGCGTGACACGGTGCGCGATCCGGGATGGAGGCCGCGGGCGAGCATGTCCTCGTGGAATCCGGAGAACGCGCGCATGCGGCGCTCGATCTTGTCGCCGATGACGAATGCGCCGCGGCCCTGCATGCGCTCGACGAGGTGCTGGTCGACGAGCTCGGTGATCGCGTGGCGCGCGGTCATCCGGGAGACGGAGTATTCGGAGGCGAGCTCGGTCTCGGAGGGGAGCTTGTCGCCGATCTTGAGCTCGCCGGAGAGGATGCGCCCCCGGATCTCGTTCGAGATGAGCGAGTAGTAGGGCTCGTGTCGCGACGTGGTTCGCGGCTCGGCGGGGGTCATACGGCGTCTCCTGTGGCGCGTCGTGTGCGACTTCGGCGGGATGCGGGGGGCCTGACGGCGTGGTGCGACCGTGCCTAGCGAGGGTATCGCACCCGCGTACTTCTCGGTTTTCGGATCATTCTGCGGATCGGGGGTTGAGGACGCATCCGGCAATCCGTATGCTCGTCTATACAAGTCACTCGAAAGGGCATTCATGCACGAGCTTTCCGGTCTGCTGCTGCACCAGTTCAGAACCGACCTCATCCGCGCAGTCGGCCAGGAGAACGTCCGCGACGACGCCGACGAGCTCAAGGCCGTCGCCGTGGACCAGTACTGGGTCTCCGTCATGTGGACGGCCAAGGAGCAGGAGATCGCGGTCCCCTACTTCTACGTCACCCCCGAGACCACCGAGCAGGTCTCCGCGGTCATGAGCGTCTGCAACGAGTACAAGGTTCCCGTCGTCGTTCGTGGCCTCGGCTCCGGCACGCAGGGCGGCGCCGTCTCGTTCCTCCCCGGCATCGTCCTGGGCATGGAGCGCATGAACAAGATCATCGACATCGACGAGAAGTCGCTCGTGCTGACGGCTGAGCCCGGCATCAACGGCGAGGTTCTCGAGCTCGCGCTCAACGAGCGTGGCCTCATGCTCGCCCACTACCCGTCGTCGTTCGCCATCGCGTCGCTCGGCGGCTACCTCGCCGCCCGCGGCTCGGGCGTCATGTCGACCAAGTACGGCAAGGCCGAGGACCTCGTCCTCTCGATCGAGGTCGTGCTCGCCGACGGAACCATCATCGAGACGCTTCCCGTGCCGAACCACGCCAACGGCCCGGACCTCCTCCAGCTGTTCGTCGGATCCGAGGGCACCCTCGGTGTCATCACCAAGATCCGCATGCAGCTCGACCCGCTGCCCGAGACGCGCCTGTTCGCGGTCTACGAGTTCCCGACCGTCGAAGACGGCATCGAGGCCTCGCGCCGCATCATGACCGAGCGTCTGCGCCCCGCGGTCATCCGTCTCTACGACGCCGGCGCCACCAAGCGCTCGCTGCAGGACACCGGCCACGACCTCTCGGGTGTCAACTCGATCATCATGGTCGACGGACAGTCGGCGATCGCCGAGCCCACGATCGCGCGCATCCGCGAGATCTGCGAAGAGGTCGGCGGCATCGCGCGCCCCGACTCCGAGGGTGAGCACTGGTGGGAGCACCGTTACGACTTCTACCGCCCGCCGCTCCAGCCCGGCTACCCGAAGATGTACGGCACGGTCGAGACGCTCACCACGTTCGACAAGCTGCCCGGCCTCTACCAGGCGAAGCGCGACCACGTGCTCTCGACGTACGCTCAGTACGACGTCAAGTACACGGCGCACTTCTCGCACTGGTACCCGTGGGGTGGCATGATCTACGACCGCTTCTACATCGACAACCCGCCCGCGGACGCGGCCGAGGCGCTCAAGCTGCACAACGAGATCTGGGACTCCTGCTCGCGCATCAACCTCGAGCACACCGGCATGCTCAACGAGCACCACGGCATCGGATTCAAGCTCGGCCGCCTCATGCGTGAGCAGCAGGGTGCGACGTTCGACGTCCTCCTCGGGATCAAGCGTCAGCTCGACCCCAAGGGCATCCTGAACCCCGGCAAGCTCGGCTTCGGGATCTGGTGATGACTGTGCCTTCGCTGTCGAGTGTTGCGCCTGGTGGGAGCGCAGTGTCATCGGGCTACGTGATCGGAGTCGACGCCGGCACGGGTGGTTGCAAGGTGACCGTGCTCGGCAGCGAAGGCACTATCCACGCGTCGGTCTACGTTCCGTATCCGTCGATCTACGCGCGGCCCGGGTGGGTCGAGCAGGACCCCGAGCAGTGGCGGGAGGCGGCGCTCTCGGGCGTCGCCCAGGCGCTCAGCGGCTTCAGCGCCGCGGAGCGCGCCGCCGTGCGCGGGCTGATCTTCTCGGCCCCCCACCACATCGCGGTGCTCCTGGACGCCGATGGCCGTCCGGTGCGCAACGCGATCATGTGGAACGACCAGCGCAGCGGTGAGCAGGTGCGCCGCCTGCAGGAGGCGCACGGCGACCTCATCCTCGACGTCACACGCAACAACGTGAGCGCCACGTGGACGCTCGCCCACCTCGCCTGGCTCACCGATCACGAGCCCGAGGTGCGCGAGAAGGCCGTGCGCATGGTCTACATGAAGGACTACCTGCGTTCGGCGTTCTCGGGCGGAGACACCCTCACCGACTACATCGAGGGCGGCGGAACCCTGTACTGGGATCTGCGTCGCCGCGAATGGAGCCGTGAGCTTCTCGAGATCGTCGGCTTCGCGGATGTCGCGCAGCCGGAGATCGTCACGCCGACCACGGTCGTGGGCACGGTCACGGCGGCCGCCGCCGAGCGCACGGGCCTTCCGCTCGACGCGCTCGTCTATGTCGGCACGGCCGACAGCGCCGCCGAGATCTACGCGGCCGGCGGCGTGCGCCCCGGCGACGCGGTTGTGAAGCTCGCGACGGCCGGCAACCTGCAGGTCGTGACGGATGCGCTGCCCAGCACGACGCGTCCGCTCACCTACGAGCACCCGATCGACGGCCAGTACTACGTCAACACCGCGACCAACTTCGCGGCGGCGTCGTTCCGCTGGTTCCGCGAGTCGTTCGTCGACGAGCTCGCCGCCGAGCGCGGCGTCGAGTCGTACGAGATCACCGAGTCCGACGTGTCGACGGTTCCCGCCGGCAGCCGCGGGCTCATGTTCCACCCGTACCTGAACGGCGAGCGGAGCCCGCTCTGGGATCCGAAGCAGCGCGGGTCGTTCTTCGGCGTCACCCCCGTGCACGACCGCGCGCACTTCACGCGCGCCGTCATGGAGGGTGTGGCGATGTCGATCCGTCACGCGTCCGAGGATCACGATCGCTTCCCCGAGAAGGCACGCCTTGTCGGTGGTGGCGCGAACAGCGTCACGTGGGGCCAGATCGTCTCGGACGTGCTCGGCATCCCCGTCGAGGTTCCGGAGCTCGCCGATTCGTCGGCGGGAACCGCGCTTCTCGCGGCGACCGAGCTCGGCTGGTTCTCGGATGTCGCGGAGGCGGCCGACTCGGCCCAGAACATCCTCCGCTCGCACGAGCCGAACCCGGCTGCCGTCGCGGTGTACGAGGAGCGCTTCGCGCTCTACACCGAGTACGAGCAGGCGACCCGCTCGATCGCGCACCGTCTGGCTGACAGCGGGGCATGACCTCGCCGACCACGGGGGACGCGCAGCTCTCGCTTCGACAGCTGCGGCAGTTCCTCGTGGTCGCCCGCGAGGGCAACATGCGCCGCGCGGCCGAGCTGCTGTTCATCTCGCAGCCCGCGCTCTCGCTCAGCGTGCAGCAGCTTGAGCGCGAGCTGCGGGTGACGCTGTTCGAGCGCAGCGCGCGCGGTGTGGCGCTCACGGCGGCGGGCACGCTGTTCCGCGAGCGCGCACAGGCGCTTCTCGCGTCGGCGGAGGCGGCCGTCGCGGATGTGCGCGGCGTCGCCGGCATCCGCCCGATCCGCGTGGGATACCTGCACAGCGTCGGCGCGGAGCTGCTGACGCGCGTCATCACCGGATTCGAGCGCGAGTTCCCCGCGCATGCCGTCGAGGCGCGCAGCTTCGATCTGTCGGACCCGACGGCGGGTGTGGCCTCGGGGGCCGCGGATGTGGCGTTCACCCGCTCGCCGGTGCTCGATCCCGAGCTGCACCACCTCGATCTCGCGACCGAGCAGTGGGCGGTGTGCCTGCCGGATTCGCATCCGCTCGCGAGCCGCGAGGAGGTGGCGATCGAGGAGCTCCTGGATGAGCCGGTCGTCGCTGCTCCGGAG from Salinibacterium sp. ZJ70 carries:
- a CDS encoding LysR family transcriptional regulator yields the protein MTSPTTGDAQLSLRQLRQFLVVAREGNMRRAAELLFISQPALSLSVQQLERELRVTLFERSARGVALTAAGTLFRERAQALLASAEAAVADVRGVAGIRPIRVGYLHSVGAELLTRVITGFEREFPAHAVEARSFDLSDPTAGVASGAADVAFTRSPVLDPELHHLDLATEQWAVCLPDSHPLASREEVAIEELLDEPVVAAPESAGSWRDHWMAAQARGGRPAIVAAVAATFEAEYLAVARGQGISFTTTEAARLFRPPGVRFIPVAGMEPARVTMTWRSDLPHVRRFVDFVRHQDLGSSASLIV